The following coding sequences lie in one Myxococcus xanthus genomic window:
- a CDS encoding M57 family metalloprotease, whose protein sequence is MTTRATLFTLACSAWMFGCSGGLEAEGDTQETIDNLIDAGFPASDIMVAEGVVYVGRDMEVSLQASREMLQRGSSSQEQYRTTNLISSNLRWIKIRPSSSVLSYSRLNRGLDEAIANFNELSLRFKFIREPVNPCVDCPQCCPPSSMATIDFVIIPATGGGAGAGGTPSGGLPFPRFGVTASLANESQDAIEHVITHELGHVIGLRHSDYYNRSISCGGSAVNEGSASVGAILIPGTPSSATAGGSLMNSCIPSGTTGEFTSSDITALTYLYGQE, encoded by the coding sequence ATGACCACAAGGGCGACCTTATTCACACTGGCCTGTAGTGCGTGGATGTTCGGATGCAGCGGTGGGCTCGAAGCTGAAGGCGACACGCAGGAGACTATCGACAACCTCATCGACGCTGGATTCCCAGCCAGCGACATCATGGTGGCCGAGGGAGTCGTCTATGTCGGGCGTGACATGGAGGTAAGCCTCCAAGCATCGCGGGAGATGCTCCAAAGGGGCAGCAGCAGCCAAGAGCAATATCGCACCACCAACTTGATATCCTCCAACTTGCGGTGGATCAAAATCAGGCCGTCGTCTTCGGTACTGTCCTACTCAAGGCTCAACCGAGGACTGGACGAAGCAATAGCAAACTTCAATGAGTTATCCCTCCGATTCAAGTTCATTCGCGAGCCTGTCAACCCGTGCGTCGATTGCCCTCAGTGCTGTCCTCCGAGCAGCATGGCAACCATCGATTTCGTGATCATTCCCGCCACTGGTGGCGGCGCCGGCGCTGGGGGGACGCCTTCGGGTGGCCTACCATTTCCACGATTCGGGGTCACAGCCAGCCTTGCAAACGAGTCCCAAGACGCAATTGAACACGTAATCACCCACGAGCTTGGCCACGTAATCGGGCTTCGTCACTCCGACTATTACAATCGAAGCATCAGCTGTGGCGGCAGTGCGGTCAATGAAGGCTCCGCGAGCGTGGGCGCCATCCTCATCCCAGGGACGCCAAGTTCAGCCACGGCGGGTGGGTCACTCATGAACTCCTGCATCCCGTCGGGGACGACTGGCGAATTCACCTCCAGCGACATTACGGCACTAACCTACCTGTACGGGCAGGAGTGA
- a CDS encoding autorepressor SdpR family transcription factor — protein sequence MRTQEVFKAISDPTRRKVLKLLQGGSKSAGELAEAFDITKGSLSHHFNVLKAADLVRCERRGQQIVYSLNTTVFEDVAAVLLDLFKVDKGNGEPS from the coding sequence ATGCGAACGCAGGAGGTCTTCAAGGCCATTTCAGACCCGACCCGGCGCAAGGTGCTCAAGCTCCTGCAGGGCGGCTCGAAGTCCGCGGGAGAGCTCGCTGAGGCGTTCGACATCACGAAGGGGTCGCTATCGCATCACTTCAACGTGCTCAAAGCGGCGGACCTGGTGCGCTGTGAGCGCCGCGGACAGCAAATCGTCTACTCCCTCAACACGACCGTGTTCGAGGACGTAGCGGCAGTCCTGCTCGACCTCTTCAAGGTCGATAAGGGGAATGGAGAGCCGTCATGA
- a CDS encoding RNA polymerase subunit sigma-70, with the protein MATLSLPVEDFVGNLAQHLPAGKVSEVMRILQGADLYLACACATEEPSALRAFEQHVLRHIPARLGRLPPNMLEEVLQVLRERLLVASGNTPPRIASDRGRGPLLSWVGIVAARFSGELVNRDERLQLVTEPPEELARLLAPSDPEYALMREDARQFLVEPLRKAMAVLPEQERPLLRLHHFHGLTMDRLRLMYGGSRPGCSRSDALSEVAPVPQSAPGYRHQAAPRKSEAHQLQLSLRKSTHSQRRGLLQVPLGIAALQPSLKMR; encoded by the coding sequence GTGGCCACGCTTTCGCTCCCGGTCGAGGACTTCGTGGGGAACCTGGCCCAGCACCTGCCCGCGGGCAAGGTCTCGGAGGTGATGCGCATCCTCCAGGGTGCGGACCTGTACCTCGCGTGCGCCTGCGCCACTGAGGAGCCCTCGGCCCTCCGGGCCTTCGAGCAACACGTTCTTCGGCACATCCCCGCCCGGCTCGGGCGGTTGCCGCCGAACATGCTGGAGGAAGTGCTGCAGGTGCTGCGCGAGCGGCTGCTGGTGGCCAGCGGGAACACGCCACCGAGGATTGCGAGCGATAGGGGGCGAGGGCCTCTGCTCTCTTGGGTGGGCATTGTCGCCGCGCGCTTCTCCGGGGAGTTGGTGAACCGGGACGAGCGACTTCAGCTCGTCACGGAGCCTCCCGAGGAACTCGCGCGACTGTTGGCCCCGAGCGACCCCGAGTACGCACTGATGCGCGAAGACGCACGCCAGTTCCTTGTCGAGCCCCTCCGAAAAGCCATGGCGGTGCTCCCCGAACAGGAGCGGCCCCTGTTGCGCTTGCACCATTTCCATGGGCTCACGATGGACCGGCTGAGACTCATGTATGGCGGCTCGCGCCCCGGCTGCAGCAGGAGCGACGCCTTGAGTGAAGTTGCCCCGGTTCCGCAGAGTGCTCCGGGCTATCGCCATCAAGCAGCACCACGCAAATCAGAAGCACATCAGCTTCAACTCTCTTTACGAAAGTCGACACACAGCCAAAGACGAGGCCTCCTGCAGGTCCCTCTTGGAATCGCTGCCCTCCAGCCCTCACTCAAGATGAGGTAG
- a CDS encoding DUF418 domain-containing protein: MTSNPSERLHGIDVARTCAICGMFVVHALLVLGPPSSGLSGWERIVFNLTEGRAAATFVLLAGLGVGQLLSRRETTDSRRVLWRRALFLGGLGVLNLIVWPGDILRLYGVALLAAPWLHRWSSKALSGLVAALILTFPLAAVFVDWDARWDWATLTYRGLWTPSGFALNLVVDGFRPLLPWLAFFVLGLRLARLDWRDSATQRQMLWAGICLFVLSEFVSAGLVKLAIQSAMGERLGANVVTALLGTHSLPSMPLFMLSALGIASLVLGGSFVLGNHLPRRIREALVSTGRLALTWYLGHVLLLVGLAVAGYGNRLSALAAMGVAFAGFAGVIAVSYLRGGAPMLLERMLRRFSAPRPQPRS, from the coding sequence ATGACCTCGAATCCCTCGGAGCGGCTTCACGGCATCGATGTCGCTCGAACCTGCGCCATCTGCGGGATGTTCGTGGTGCACGCGCTCCTCGTCCTGGGGCCTCCCAGTTCGGGTCTTTCGGGCTGGGAGCGCATCGTGTTCAACCTGACCGAAGGGCGCGCCGCCGCCACCTTCGTCCTCCTGGCGGGCCTGGGAGTGGGGCAGCTTCTCTCGCGGAGGGAAACCACCGACTCACGTCGCGTGCTGTGGCGTCGAGCCCTCTTCCTGGGGGGGCTGGGAGTTCTCAACCTCATCGTGTGGCCCGGCGACATCTTGCGGCTCTACGGCGTCGCGCTCTTGGCCGCGCCGTGGTTGCACCGCTGGTCATCCAAGGCTCTCTCGGGGCTTGTGGCCGCTCTCATCCTCACCTTTCCGCTCGCGGCCGTCTTCGTGGACTGGGATGCCCGTTGGGACTGGGCAACGCTCACGTACCGGGGCCTTTGGACTCCATCCGGCTTTGCCCTCAACCTGGTGGTTGATGGCTTTCGTCCCTTGCTCCCCTGGTTGGCGTTCTTCGTGCTGGGCCTGCGGCTGGCGCGTCTCGACTGGCGCGACAGTGCCACGCAGCGGCAGATGCTGTGGGCGGGCATCTGTCTGTTCGTTCTGTCGGAGTTCGTCTCAGCGGGGCTGGTGAAGCTCGCGATTCAAAGCGCGATGGGCGAGCGCCTGGGAGCAAACGTCGTGACGGCGCTCCTCGGCACGCACTCCCTTCCTTCCATGCCGCTGTTCATGCTCTCCGCGCTGGGTATCGCCAGCTTGGTCCTGGGTGGCAGCTTCGTGCTGGGGAACCACCTCCCGCGACGCATTCGGGAGGCGTTGGTATCCACGGGGCGTCTGGCGTTGACTTGGTATCTGGGCCATGTGCTGTTGTTGGTGGGGCTCGCCGTCGCGGGCTACGGCAACCGCCTCTCCGCGCTAGCCGCCATGGGGGTGGCGTTCGCTGGGTTCGCGGGTGTCATCGCTGTGTCGTACTTGCGAGGCGGAGCACCCATGCTGCTGGAGCGAATGCTCCGGCGCTTCTCCGCACCGAGGCCCCAGCCCCGGTCCTGA
- a CDS encoding LysR family transcriptional regulator yields MRQVELRHLRYFVAVAEAGSMMAGARAVGIVQPALSRQIRELEEAIGTPLLIRRSTGIALTAAGASFLQDATRLLAELQGSRERALRSAAGHLGELRLGVLPNYFPLPVVSNVLKAFRNACPDVMLSIRPLLSAEQATAIARGELDGGIMAWRQDEAPHLSGMRLLRDRFVLAMLSTPGQRFRAPRQLAELAGAPFVWFDPLRSAAHHRFLLEQCRRAGFTPRIAQVGSDIPTLIGLVAAGMGYAFVPESTSPTCPRTVRLVPLDELDGRFDVEFVYDGQADSPVVQQFLAALRATANA; encoded by the coding sequence ATGCGACAGGTCGAATTGCGCCATCTGCGATACTTCGTGGCGGTCGCTGAAGCCGGCAGCATGATGGCCGGCGCCCGCGCAGTCGGGATTGTGCAACCCGCGCTTTCCCGGCAGATCCGCGAGCTTGAGGAGGCGATCGGCACCCCGCTGTTGATCCGCCGCTCGACGGGCATCGCGCTCACAGCGGCCGGCGCGAGCTTCCTGCAGGACGCTACGCGCCTGCTCGCCGAGCTGCAGGGCAGCCGCGAACGTGCGCTGCGCAGCGCGGCCGGCCACCTCGGCGAGCTGCGTCTCGGCGTGCTGCCGAACTATTTCCCGTTGCCGGTGGTGTCGAACGTTCTCAAGGCCTTCCGGAACGCCTGCCCGGACGTAATGCTGTCGATCAGGCCATTGCTGTCGGCCGAGCAGGCGACTGCGATCGCACGCGGCGAGCTCGATGGCGGCATCATGGCGTGGCGGCAGGACGAGGCGCCGCATCTGTCAGGCATGCGGCTGCTGCGCGACCGGTTCGTGCTCGCGATGCTGTCCACGCCGGGCCAGCGCTTCCGCGCGCCCCGTCAACTGGCCGAACTCGCAGGCGCGCCGTTCGTCTGGTTCGACCCACTACGGTCCGCCGCGCATCACCGGTTCTTGCTCGAGCAGTGTCGGCGGGCCGGCTTCACGCCGCGCATCGCGCAGGTCGGCAGCGACATCCCGACGCTGATCGGGCTCGTCGCAGCCGGAATGGGCTACGCGTTCGTGCCGGAAAGCACTTCACCTACGTGCCCGCGCACGGTGCGGCTGGTCCCGCTTGACGAACTCGACGGCCGCTTCGACGTCGAATTTGTGTACGACGGCCAAGCGGACTCGCCAGTCGTGCAGCAATTCCTCGCGGCGCTGCGCGCGACCGCTAACGCATGA
- a CDS encoding pyridoxal-phosphate dependent enzyme, which produces MASVITTVRASRTFVALLHMPLHIQTPYVRSQAASRRFGKDVLFKIEAMQPSGSFKLRGVGAVCDARRAAGARRFVSSSGGNAGIAVAYSGRELGVPVLVVVPESTSARARDLIRLEGAELIVHGASWAEANTFAQSVIGSHDAFVHPFDDPVLWQGHATMIDEMAAAGPKPDAVVLAVGGGGLLCGVLEGLARNGWCDVPVVAAETQGADCYARSVAQGRPVELSEITSLATSLGAKRPCDAAVEWATRHAVDNIVVSDEAAVAASLRFLDEHRILVEPACGAALAALDAGSSALAAASRIAVIVCGGVTATVEHLQALSSRER; this is translated from the coding sequence TTGGCCAGCGTCATTACAACTGTCCGCGCGTCGCGGACGTTTGTCGCACTTCTTCACATGCCACTCCATATCCAGACGCCCTACGTCCGTTCGCAAGCTGCGTCCCGCCGGTTCGGCAAAGACGTCCTGTTCAAGATCGAGGCGATGCAGCCGTCCGGCTCGTTCAAACTGCGCGGCGTCGGTGCGGTATGCGACGCGCGGCGTGCAGCAGGCGCCCGTCGTTTCGTGTCGTCGTCGGGCGGGAACGCAGGCATTGCGGTGGCCTATTCCGGTCGCGAACTCGGCGTGCCCGTGCTCGTCGTTGTTCCGGAGAGCACGTCCGCGCGCGCGCGTGACCTGATCCGTCTCGAAGGCGCCGAGTTGATCGTCCACGGCGCGTCTTGGGCAGAGGCGAACACGTTTGCGCAATCCGTGATCGGCTCGCACGACGCGTTCGTGCATCCATTCGACGACCCAGTACTGTGGCAGGGCCATGCAACGATGATCGACGAGATGGCGGCAGCCGGACCGAAGCCAGACGCAGTCGTGCTGGCGGTTGGCGGTGGTGGGTTGCTGTGCGGCGTGCTTGAAGGGTTGGCGCGCAACGGCTGGTGCGATGTGCCGGTCGTCGCGGCCGAGACCCAAGGCGCAGACTGCTATGCGCGTTCGGTTGCGCAGGGGCGGCCAGTCGAATTGTCAGAGATTACGAGCCTTGCCACGTCGCTCGGCGCGAAGCGGCCTTGCGACGCGGCGGTTGAGTGGGCGACGCGCCATGCGGTCGATAACATTGTTGTGTCCGATGAGGCAGCCGTGGCGGCCTCACTGCGGTTTCTCGATGAACACCGGATTCTGGTGGAGCCCGCGTGCGGGGCCGCACTGGCCGCGCTCGACGCGGGGTCGTCGGCGCTTGCCGCAGCGTCACGCATCGCGGTGATCGTCTGTGGTGGCGTCACGGCGACGGTTGAGCATCTGCAGGCATTGAGCAGCCGGGAGCGATGA
- a CDS encoding alpha/beta hydrolase family protein yields the protein MFHDIRGTLKKLTLGACLGAVAITGAACASSPGRGGPEPIHVEATAPRSEAVAGASVTPDGRPPYVNGAAFRGEEVTVGQEPFLLKGTLTVPVGKGPFPGVVLVHGSGPHDRDVRFGPNALFKDLAEGLSSRGIAVLRYDKRTFQYKEPFASGISIDDEVVVDAVSAMGVLKARPEVDAARVFVVGHSLGALLAPEIALRSAPVAGAVLLAPPGRPMWELIPAQLRYLGAPAERIAEVEKAAEPLKARTASSGSFLGLPLSYWNDLDSRDGVGMARKLQRPILIMQGERDYQSTEEDLATWRRGLAQVDCVDVVRIPGSNHMFIHGEGRSGPAEYMIPGHVDARVVERLCSFLLSARE from the coding sequence ATGTTTCACGATATCCGTGGCACGTTGAAGAAGCTGACTCTTGGTGCATGCCTGGGTGCTGTCGCGATCACTGGCGCGGCCTGCGCGAGTTCTCCCGGGCGCGGTGGGCCGGAGCCCATCCACGTGGAGGCCACGGCCCCACGGTCCGAGGCGGTTGCTGGCGCCTCGGTGACGCCCGATGGCCGTCCTCCGTATGTGAACGGCGCGGCGTTCCGGGGTGAGGAGGTCACCGTGGGGCAGGAGCCCTTCCTGCTGAAGGGCACGTTGACGGTGCCGGTGGGGAAGGGCCCCTTCCCTGGCGTCGTGCTGGTTCACGGCTCCGGCCCGCATGACCGGGACGTGCGCTTCGGGCCCAACGCGCTATTCAAGGACCTCGCCGAGGGGCTCTCGTCGCGCGGCATCGCCGTCCTGCGTTACGACAAGCGCACCTTCCAGTACAAGGAGCCGTTCGCGAGTGGCATCTCCATTGATGATGAGGTCGTGGTGGATGCGGTCTCGGCCATGGGCGTGCTCAAGGCGCGACCGGAGGTGGATGCCGCGCGGGTCTTTGTAGTGGGGCACAGCCTGGGGGCCCTCCTGGCGCCGGAGATTGCCCTCCGCTCGGCGCCGGTCGCGGGCGCGGTTCTGCTGGCGCCACCGGGGCGTCCCATGTGGGAGCTGATTCCCGCGCAGTTGCGGTACCTGGGCGCGCCGGCAGAGCGAATCGCCGAGGTCGAGAAGGCTGCCGAGCCATTGAAGGCCAGGACGGCCAGTTCCGGGAGCTTCCTTGGCTTGCCGCTGTCGTACTGGAATGACCTGGACTCGCGCGACGGCGTCGGGATGGCTCGGAAGCTCCAGCGCCCCATCCTCATCATGCAAGGAGAGCGGGATTACCAGAGCACCGAGGAGGATTTGGCGACATGGCGGCGTGGGCTTGCCCAGGTCGACTGCGTCGACGTGGTGAGGATTCCCGGCAGCAATCACATGTTCATCCATGGGGAGGGAAGATCAGGGCCCGCGGAGTACATGATTCCCGGCCACGTGGACGCGCGAGTCGTTGAGAGGCTTTGTTCCTTCCTCCTCTCCGCGCGCGAGTGA
- a CDS encoding SdpI family protein → MRISRANVLSLGLVIVSFAMTFVLYGRLPEAIPTHWNAAGVVDRYTPKPWGPFVLPLVMAAVYLVLVAVPRISPRHFRVTRFQGVFEGIQAVLVAFLFLLNALVLLAGIGVPVPMARVVPAATGLVLVVLGNYMGKFTKNFFCGIRTPWTLASDEVWLRTHRLGGRLFVLAGVIVFVSGLLGGGPVPVLAAVAVATVTPIVYSYVLYRRIEGGNRGPTDGVDSRRSA, encoded by the coding sequence ATGAGAATCAGCCGAGCCAATGTGTTGAGTCTGGGACTCGTCATCGTGTCGTTCGCGATGACCTTCGTGCTCTACGGCCGATTGCCAGAGGCGATACCCACGCACTGGAATGCCGCGGGGGTGGTGGATAGGTATACGCCCAAGCCCTGGGGGCCCTTCGTCCTGCCGCTGGTGATGGCTGCTGTGTACCTGGTGCTGGTGGCCGTGCCACGGATTTCGCCCAGGCACTTCCGCGTGACGCGGTTCCAGGGCGTCTTCGAGGGCATCCAGGCGGTGCTGGTCGCGTTCCTCTTCTTGCTCAACGCCCTGGTCTTGCTCGCGGGCATTGGAGTGCCCGTGCCGATGGCTCGTGTGGTTCCCGCGGCCACGGGCCTGGTCCTCGTGGTCCTGGGCAACTACATGGGGAAGTTCACCAAGAATTTCTTCTGTGGAATCCGGACGCCCTGGACGCTCGCGAGCGATGAGGTCTGGCTGCGCACGCATCGCCTGGGAGGACGGCTCTTTGTCCTCGCGGGAGTCATTGTCTTCGTCTCGGGGCTCCTCGGTGGCGGTCCGGTCCCCGTGCTCGCGGCTGTCGCTGTCGCGACGGTGACCCCCATCGTCTATTCGTACGTCCTCTATCGTCGCATCGAGGGGGGCAATCGCGGACCGACAGACGGTGTGGACTCTCGTCGGTCTGCCTGA
- a CDS encoding FG-GAP-like repeat-containing protein has translation MDYFSSEVVDSGGAPAAMGFALGADGVQHAAYYDIKTRAYYYATDASGGWVRQQILANDGYSIGDVQLALDLQGHVHVSATRGLSPELWYATNASGDWTAERVFSSVFGSHRIAVDVASNVHIVFRRLQGGAYHASRQGGLWRVGRIDDKNTEDWTPAVAAGQDGSLHVSWTAGGKVMHGRFRGANWDIEEVAASATSSMTWGRRTAIALDASNHVHIAYTYGETAIRYVTNASGAWVVTTAANATVYNPDPTRYEDIFLKGGVAPSIALDQQGHAHVAWVALPSGDEPFLNHATNASGAWVNTPYSSLPAGQNATTLFVDAGGTVRIGYTASSIPYSPRFASQACPGPAAGLPPLVAATLPEVVRAPTTCDVCVKSVVAVGTPGGLRVDWRPVTGATEYKVYVARGVAPTKDNYATLPDGRRVSASGESLELTGLAVGVPYFIVVTAVTGAGESAESPTAAAKPVADVPGEGFTTPVTAPFLAGSRVVANAGDINHDGYDDLMVGDEMYENGKGQVLLFLGGEAGLSQAPAWTVTGTTADSPSSGVQGTRLGSRVEAAGDVNGDGYADVVVAENLGFRVYNGSASGLTTTPSRALTISSWIVGLASGDFDGDTFADIALGTPYLSLDPLGRAWDGAAYIYRGTASGIGPTASWTQLAPAAWSSDSFGKTVAAVGDVDGDGFGDLIVGSPYHGVGSFNSGALLLFRGSATGVAQVPSWSAFGLTPDDYFGAAVAGLGDVDGDTFGEVAIATTHYDGESRIDFYEGMTGGMQATPFRTWATSAWPSVSSLLEARVDLLGDGRSALLVGGRYRVTLHRERDQHLEADPVWSLEIEPRGGATVGSATAGRFGGPGALGVAVIGCSDTWVCNSRWGAISYATGKAQGPRVDAGWPVTVESGVSARLLGAGVRRGPDAESACTVDFGDGSPPRTVQPCGDLQVGALAHRYWLPGRYTVTISLTSSASQSSTTVDVTE, from the coding sequence GTGGACTACTTCTCGAGCGAGGTGGTCGACTCCGGAGGCGCGCCCGCCGCGATGGGGTTCGCGCTCGGCGCCGACGGCGTCCAGCACGCCGCGTATTACGACATCAAGACGCGGGCCTACTACTACGCTACGGACGCGAGCGGCGGATGGGTCCGTCAGCAAATCCTGGCGAACGATGGCTATAGCATCGGGGACGTCCAACTCGCGCTCGACCTACAGGGACACGTGCATGTGAGCGCCACGCGCGGACTCTCCCCGGAGCTCTGGTATGCGACGAATGCGTCCGGCGACTGGACGGCCGAACGGGTGTTCTCTTCCGTGTTCGGCTCGCACCGCATCGCGGTCGACGTCGCCAGCAACGTCCACATCGTGTTCAGGCGGCTCCAAGGCGGCGCATATCATGCATCGAGGCAAGGCGGGCTCTGGCGTGTCGGTCGCATCGACGACAAGAACACGGAAGACTGGACGCCCGCTGTGGCCGCAGGGCAGGACGGGTCGCTCCACGTGAGCTGGACCGCGGGCGGCAAGGTGATGCACGGCCGGTTCCGTGGCGCGAACTGGGACATCGAGGAAGTGGCTGCGTCAGCCACCTCGAGCATGACGTGGGGCCGAAGGACGGCGATTGCCCTCGATGCATCCAACCATGTGCACATCGCGTACACGTATGGGGAGACGGCCATTCGCTACGTGACGAACGCGAGCGGAGCGTGGGTGGTGACGACGGCCGCGAATGCGACGGTCTACAACCCGGACCCCACGCGATACGAGGACATCTTCCTCAAGGGTGGCGTGGCACCGTCCATTGCGTTGGACCAACAGGGCCATGCGCATGTGGCGTGGGTCGCGCTGCCGAGCGGTGACGAGCCCTTCCTGAACCATGCGACGAACGCGAGCGGCGCGTGGGTCAACACGCCCTACAGTTCGCTGCCGGCGGGCCAGAACGCCACCACGCTGTTCGTCGATGCCGGCGGAACGGTGCGCATCGGCTACACCGCTTCCAGCATCCCCTATTCGCCACGATTCGCCTCTCAGGCGTGTCCGGGCCCCGCGGCCGGGCTTCCACCGCTCGTCGCCGCCACGCTGCCGGAGGTCGTACGTGCGCCGACGACGTGTGACGTCTGCGTCAAGTCCGTCGTCGCGGTGGGAACGCCAGGTGGGCTGCGTGTGGACTGGCGTCCAGTCACTGGCGCGACGGAGTACAAGGTCTATGTCGCGCGCGGCGTGGCCCCCACGAAGGACAACTACGCAACGCTCCCTGATGGACGGCGCGTGAGCGCATCGGGTGAGAGCCTCGAACTCACGGGGCTCGCCGTGGGCGTGCCGTACTTCATCGTCGTGACGGCGGTCACCGGCGCTGGCGAGAGCGCGGAGTCTCCCACCGCGGCTGCGAAGCCGGTGGCCGATGTTCCGGGCGAGGGCTTCACCACACCTGTCACGGCGCCTTTCCTCGCTGGCTCCAGGGTCGTCGCGAATGCGGGGGACATCAACCATGACGGATATGACGACCTGATGGTCGGGGACGAGATGTACGAGAACGGAAAGGGCCAGGTGCTGCTCTTCCTCGGCGGCGAAGCGGGACTGAGTCAGGCACCTGCATGGACCGTCACGGGGACGACGGCGGACTCGCCCTCCTCAGGTGTCCAGGGAACGCGCCTCGGCTCGCGTGTCGAGGCGGCGGGGGACGTCAATGGAGATGGGTATGCAGACGTCGTCGTCGCCGAGAATCTGGGGTTTCGAGTCTACAACGGGAGCGCGAGTGGACTGACCACCACGCCGTCGCGCGCGTTGACGATCAGCTCGTGGATTGTCGGCCTCGCAAGTGGCGATTTTGATGGCGACACCTTCGCGGACATTGCCTTGGGCACTCCCTACCTGAGCCTGGACCCGCTGGGGAGAGCCTGGGACGGCGCGGCGTACATCTATCGCGGCACCGCGTCCGGTATCGGCCCGACGGCGTCGTGGACGCAGTTGGCCCCCGCCGCGTGGTCGAGTGACAGCTTTGGCAAAACCGTCGCCGCGGTCGGGGATGTGGACGGTGACGGCTTCGGAGACCTCATCGTCGGGTCCCCCTACCATGGCGTCGGGTCGTTCAACAGTGGCGCGCTCCTGCTCTTCCGGGGCAGCGCCACGGGCGTCGCCCAGGTGCCTTCGTGGAGCGCCTTCGGACTGACGCCCGACGACTATTTCGGCGCGGCGGTGGCGGGGCTGGGCGACGTGGATGGTGACACGTTCGGCGAGGTGGCCATCGCGACGACCCACTACGATGGTGAATCGCGCATCGACTTCTACGAAGGCATGACCGGCGGCATGCAGGCGACTCCGTTTCGCACATGGGCTACTTCCGCGTGGCCCTCCGTCAGCAGTCTCCTCGAGGCACGTGTCGATCTCCTCGGCGACGGAAGGAGCGCTCTCTTGGTGGGAGGAAGGTATCGCGTGACGCTCCACCGCGAGCGAGACCAGCACCTGGAGGCGGACCCGGTTTGGAGTCTGGAGATAGAGCCCAGAGGCGGGGCGACCGTCGGGAGCGCCACCGCCGGCAGGTTCGGTGGTCCCGGTGCGCTCGGTGTCGCCGTGATCGGCTGCTCGGACACGTGGGTGTGTAACTCCCGCTGGGGTGCCATCTCCTACGCGACGGGCAAGGCACAGGGGCCGCGCGTCGATGCGGGATGGCCCGTGACGGTCGAGTCGGGCGTCTCGGCGCGACTCCTGGGCGCGGGTGTGCGCCGCGGTCCAGACGCGGAGTCCGCCTGCACGGTCGACTTCGGAGATGGCTCGCCCCCCAGGACCGTCCAGCCCTGCGGTGACTTGCAGGTCGGCGCGCTGGCGCATCGCTACTGGCTGCCGGGGCGCTACACGGTGACGATATCCTTGACCTCCAGCGCGAGTCAGTCGAGCACGACGGTCGACGTGACGGAGTGA